A genomic window from Pseudomonas argentinensis includes:
- a CDS encoding DinB family protein: protein MLFADAFKYKQWANAELLALGERQLNQMSDSDAEFFVRILNHTTVVDSLFIGRLCGEAERYVADNTRETPKFAELKARIAQNDAWLVDFAERATGEELRRVIAFRFTDGDLGQLSVEEVLLHLLTHGSNHRGMAARTLAINGLERPKDTFTRYLHQAEPVRRELAREAIS, encoded by the coding sequence ATGCTGTTCGCCGATGCCTTCAAGTACAAGCAATGGGCCAATGCCGAGCTGCTCGCCTTGGGCGAACGCCAGCTGAATCAGATGTCCGACAGCGATGCGGAGTTCTTCGTGCGCATCCTCAATCACACCACGGTGGTCGACAGCCTGTTTATCGGTCGTTTGTGTGGTGAAGCGGAGCGCTACGTCGCTGACAACACCCGCGAGACGCCGAAATTCGCGGAGCTCAAGGCCCGCATCGCGCAGAACGATGCCTGGCTCGTCGACTTCGCTGAGCGCGCCACCGGCGAAGAACTGCGGCGAGTGATCGCCTTTCGCTTCACCGATGGTGACCTCGGCCAGTTGTCGGTCGAAGAGGTGCTGTTGCACCTGCTGACCCATGGCAGCAATCATCGCGGCATGGCGGCACGCACCCTGGCGATCAATGGGCTCGAACGACCGAAGGATACCTTTACGCGGTATCTGCACCAGGCTGAACCGGTCAGGCGAGAGCTTGCCCGCGAAGCGATCAGCTGA